TTGTCAACGCGGCAGACGGAAGCGCCGAGGCGGAGGTTAGCGACGCGTATCTCGCTTGTTGCCGCGGTCGATCGCCATCAGCACGCCGAGGCAGATCATCACCGTCAGCATCGCCGATCCGCCATAGGAGACGAGGGGGAGGGGGATGCCGACGACCGGCGCCAGGCCCATCACCATCATCAGGTTGATCGCGAGATAGAAGAAGATGGTAAGGGTGAGGCCGGCCGCGGAAAGCCGCTCGAAGCGGCCCTTGGATTCGATGGCGACGTTCATGCCCCAGCGCACCAGCAGGAAGAACAGGGCGATCAGCACGCAGCCGCCGATCAGCCCCCATTCCTCCGCGATTGCCGAGAAGACGAAATCGGTATGCTGCTCGGGAAGATATTCGAGGTGGCTCTGGGTGCCGTTGAGATAGCCCTTTCCGAACAGGCCGCCCGATCCGATCGCAATCTTGGACTGGGTGAGGTGGTAGCCGGCGCCGAGCGGATCCGCCTCCGGATTGAGGAAGATCAGCACCCTCTTCTGCTGGTGGGGCAGGAGCAGGAAATTGTAGATCATCGGCAGCGCCGCTCCGACCGCGAGGCCGCCGCCGATGAACAGCCGCAGCGGCAGTCCGGCAAGGAACATCAGCGCGATCGTGTTGAGGATGATCAGCATCGCGGTGCCGAGATCCGGCTGGAGCAGGATCAGCAGCAAGGGCGGACCGAGGAAGACAGCGATGGGCCAGATCGCCGACCAGCGCCGGATTTCCCGGGGCGGCACCCGGGCGTAGAAACGGGCGACGACGAACACGATGATCGGCTTCATCAGCTCGGAGGGCTGGAGGCGGACGAAGCCGAGCTCGAGCCAGCTCCGCGCACCGCCGCCGATCGCCCCAAGCAGCAGGGTCAGGATCAGCAGCAGGATGCCGCCGGCATACGCAATGAAGGCGAGATCGTGGAAGGTTTCGGGTTTGAAGCGCGAGATCACGATCGCCATGCAGAGGAAGGCGGTGAACCGGACTGCGTGGAATGCCGCCCACGGGGTGAACGAACCCCCCGCCGCCGAATAGAGCGCGAGCACGCCCGAAACGCCGAGTGCGAACACGATCCAGAGCATGCCCCAGGGCAGGGTAGCGACCGGTGCCGGAACGAACGAGGCGCCCCTCATCGCGCACCCCCGCCGGTGCCGCCCTCGAGCGCCGCTTTCTCGGCCGCCTTCTCGGCGAGCCAGCGGTTGGTGCGCGCTTCCATGCGCTGCGCCATGGTGCCGCCCCATTGCTCCTCGAACCTGGTCAGCGAGGCCATCGCCCGCTCCTTGTCGAACAGATAGGTGAGCACGTCCTTGGCGACCGGCGCCGCCGCGCGGGCGCCGCCCATGCCGTGCTCGATCACCACCGATGCCGCATAACGGGGCGAAGCGGTTGGTGCGAAGCAGACGAACAGGCCGTGATCGCGATATTTCCACTCGCCGCTCTGGCCGCGCTGGGACCCGACGATGCGGCGGACCTGGGCGGTACCGGTCTTGCCGCCCATCTCGACGCCGGGCAGTTCGAGCCGGCTGCGGCCGGCGGTGCCCGCGCCGTTGACGACTTCCCACATGCCCGAGCGCACCGTTTCGAAATGCTCCTTGGCGAAGGGCAGCGGCTTGGGAGGCGGGCGATTGGCGCGGAGCAGCTGCGGCTGCAGATCGAGCCCGGAGGCGACCCGCGACACCATGACAGCAAGCTGCAGCGGGTTGACGATCACATAGCCCTGGCCGATCGACGTGTTGAGGGTGTCGGACTGCGACCAATCGTCCTTATATTTGCGCTGCTTCCATTCGGCGCTCGGCATCGTCCCGTAATTCTGGGAGACGACCGGCAGATCGAACTTCTGGCCGAAGCCGAGCTGACGGCCCATCGCCGAGATCACGTCGATCCCGGCGCGCCGGCCCATCGAATAGAAATAGGTGTTGCAGCTCTTCGCGAGCGCGGTGTGCATGGTCATCGATCCGTGCCGGCCGAGGCAGCGGAAGAAGCGGCTGCCGAGCTGGAAGCCGCCCGGGCAGTTGACGCGTGCGGTCGGATCGATGCCGGCCTGGAGCAGCGCCATCGCGACCATCGGCTTGAACGTCGATCCCGGCGGATAGAGGCCGTTCAGCGCCTTGTTGATCAGCGGATGGCGCTCGTCCTGGGCGAGCATCTTCCATTCGTTCTGGCTGATGCCGTCGGTGAAGCTATTGGGATCGTAGGCCGGCATCGAGGCCAGGCAGAGGATGTCACCCGTCAGGCAGTCGATCACCACCACCGAGCCCGATTCCTCACCCAGCCGTCGGGCCGCGAAGGTTTGCAGGCCGCCGTCGATGGTCAGCGGCAGAGGCTGTCCGGATACGTCGGAGAGGGTGGAGAGCTCGCGCACCAGCTGGCCGCGGGCGGTGACTTCGATCCGCTGCGCGCCGGGCTTGCCGCGCAGTCGCTGCTCCATCGTCTTCTCGAGCCCTTCCTTGCCGATCTTGAAGCCGGGGGCGATCAGCAGCGGGCTCTTGTTCTCGGCTTCATATTCCTTGCGGTTGGGCGTGCCGACATAGCCGACGAGATGCGCGACTGCGGCGCCATCGGGGTAGAAGCGCGAAAAGGAGCGCAGAGGCGCGACGCCGGGCAGCTCGGGCAGGCGCACGGTCACCGCGGCATATTTCTCGAACGGCACATTCTCCGCGACGGGCACCGGCTGATAGCCCGCCGCATGCTTGAGTTCGGCGCGAATGCGATCGAGCTCGTCCGGCGAGAGCTCGAGCAAGCGGGCGAGTTCGCCGAGGATCTTGTCGGGATCGTGAAGCCGGTCGGGGATAAGGTCGACGCGGAAATCGGATCGGTTGATCGCGATCGGCTGGCCATGCCGATCGACGATCCAGCCGCGCCGCGGCGGCATCAGCCGCATCTGGATCCGGTTCTCGTCCGAAAGCAGATTGTAGCGCTCGTTCTCGGCGATCGCGATATAGGCCATCCGGCCGGCGAGGGCGGCAGCGAGCAGGCCCTGACCCGCGCCAAGGACCATCGCCCGCCGCGTGAAAGTATAGACCTGGCTATTCTCGGTGATGATCGGGGCGTTGCGCCGCCTCATCGCACCAGTCGCCAGCGATCGAGGCCGAGCACGATGCGCGCGGCCAGCGGATAGAAGAAGAGCGACAGCACGAGCTGCGGCGCCAGGATCAGGAAGTCGGTTCGGCTACCGGCAACCCAGGCGACGTACCAGCCGGCGGCGCTGTGAAAGGCAATGGCGAGGGAGGCGAACAGCCAGTCTGTCCAATAATCGCGCCAGCCGACCCGCAGATCGATGAGGTCGAACGCGAGGAAGGTCACCGTCCAGATCGCCATCGATTGGCCGAGCGGATGGCCGGCGATGAGATCGTTGAAGAAGCCGAGCGGCAAGGCGACATAGGCCTGCCAGAGCTCGGGACGCAGCAGCCGCCAGGCGATCAGCACCAGAAAGGCGAAATCGGGGACGAGCGGGGTCTGGCTGACGATCGGCAGGGCATCGAGCAGGATTGCGACCAGCGTGCTCAGCACCGGCACCAGCTGGCGCCGCACGCTCCACCAGGCGACGTCGCGTTCGGACCCGGCGATCCGGCTCACTGCGCCGCGCCCTGCAGCGCCGTTGTCGTCGCGTTCGACAAGGGCTGGTCCGCGGCAGGCTGGAACGGCCGCAGCACCATCGCGAAATCGACCGTGGACGGATCGGCGAGGGGGCGGGCGATGGTCCGCTCGCGCTCCACCCGGACGACCACCGCGACCGGGACGTTGGGGGGATAGACCCCGCCGACGCCGGACGTGACCAGGATGTCGCCGCGGCGGAACGGATTTGTGCCGACCTCCAGCGTCTTGAGATCGATGCTGCCGTCGCCGCGGCCCTGCGCGATCGCCGGCGTGCCGTCGCGCACCAGCCGCACCGGAATGCTGCTCGCGCCGTCGCTGACCAGCAGCACGCGCGATGCCCAGCGCCCCGTCTCGATCACCCGGCCGATCAGGCCCTCGGGCGCGCGCACCGGCTGCCCCGGTGCGATACCGGATCCGGAACCGGCCGAAAGGGTCGCCAGCCGCCGGCTGGAATCGAACGAGGAACCGACCACCCGGGTGACGGCGACCTGTTCGCCGACACTCTGGCTGAGCTTCAACATCGCCTTCAGCCGCTGGTTCTCGAGCTCGGTCGCGCGGGCGTCGATGATCTTGCGCCGCGCCGAGGCGAGCTGGCGCTTGAGATCGTCATTCTGCGCACCGGCGTTGAAGTAATTGCCGATGGTGCTGCCGATGCCGCCGAAGAAGTTGACCACGCCGCGGCCCGCCGACGTCACCGGGCTGGTGGCGTCGAGCGCGGCGCCCTTCAAGGCACCGAACCCGCGCGGATCGATCACCGACACGGTCAGCAGCATCAGCGCGAACAGGACGCCCGCCACCGCCACGACGTAGCCGAGAAAGAGACCGTATTGCGCCCTGCGGGAAAATCCGGGGCGCCGTGTCGACGGCGGCGCCATGCTGCTTCCGATCAGGCGGTCTGGAGGACGCCGCGGAAGATCTCTTCCTCGAGCGCGCGTCCGGTGCCGATCGCGACACAGGTCAGCGGATCCTCGGCAACGGTGACGGGCAGGCCGGTCTCGTCGCGCAGCACTTCGTCGAGCCCCTGCAGCAAAGCGCCGCCGCCGGTGAGCACGATGCCTTGGTCGACGATGTCGGCGGCAAGCTCCGGCGCCGTATTCTCGAGCGCGATGCGGACGCCCTCGACGATCGTGCCGACAGGCTCCGACAGTGCTTCCGCGATCTGGCGCTGGTTGATCGTGATCTCCTTGGGCACGCCGTTGACGAGATCGCGGCCCTTGATGTGGACGGTGAGACCGTCGCCGTCGACCGGCGGCTTGGCGATGCCGACCTGCTTCTTGATCCGTTCGGCGGTGGCTTCGCCGATCAGCAGATTGTGGTTGCGGCGGACATAGGAGGAAATCGCCTCGTCCATCTTGTCGCCGCCGACCCGGACGGAGGTGGTGTACGCGAGGCCGCGCAGCGACAGCACGGCGACTTCGGTGGTGCCGCCGCCGATGTCGACGACCATCGATCCGATCGGCTCGGTAACCGGCATGTCGGCGCCGATCGCGGCCGCCATCGGCTCCTCGATCAGCCACACCTGGCTTGCGCCGGCATTCGACGCGGCGTCGCGGATCGCGCGGCGCTCGACGGAGGTGGATCCCGAGGGCACGCAGATGACGATTTCCGGCCAGCGCGGGAAGCGGCGGCGGCCATGCACCTTCTGGATGAAATGCTTGATCATCTGCTCGGCAACATCGATGTCCGCGATGACGCCGTCACGCAGCGGACGGATCGCCTCGATCTGGTCCGGAGTCTTGCCCATCATCATCTTGGCGTCGTCGCCGACCGCCTTGACCCGCTTGACGCCGTTCAGCGTCTCGATCGCGACCACCGACGGCTCGTTCAAGACGACGCCGCGGCCGCGGACGTAGACGACCGTATTGGCGGTCCCGAGATCGATCGCCATGTCATGCGACGGAATTTTGAACAGCTTCGAAAACCGCGGGAAAGGCATAATGACTGGTCTCGCTTCCTGACGTCCACGGAACCGGAATAACAGCGGTCCCGCGCGAATATTGCCTCTATAGGGTGCGCCCGCCGCGCGCGCCACAGGATCGTTAACGCTCGCGGGAAGCCGCCGCTTGGGCTAGAGTAGAAACCATGTCAATACGCAGACTTCCTGAGCATTTGGTCAATCGCATCGCCGCCGGTGAAGTGGTGGAAAGGCCGGCCAGTGCGCTGAAGGAACTGGTCGAGAATGCCATTGATGCAGGGGCCACCCGGATCGGGGTTTCGCTCGGCCAGGGCGGGCTCGGCCGGATCGAGGTGATCGACGACGGCTGCGGCATGGACCGGGACGAGATGGCGCTTGCATTGGAGCGCCACGCCACCTCGAAACTGCCTGACGACGAGATCGATGCGGTGACCACCCTCGGCTTTCGCGGCGAGGCGCTGCCGTCGATCGCCAGCGTCGCCCGGCTTGCGATCGAAAGCCGTGTTCGCGGCGCCGACGGCTGGTCGCGCATCGTCGACAATGGCCGGCTGGCGGGGGAAGGGCCGGCGGCGCTGCCGCCGGGCACTCGCATTCTGGTCGAGGATCTGTTCGCCAACGTGCCGGCCCGGCGCAAGTTCATGCGCTCCGAGCGCTCGGAATATGCAGCCTGCGTCGATGTCGTGAAGCGGCTCGCCATGGCGCGGCCCGACGTCGGCTTCACCCTGGAACATGACGGCCGCCGCAATTTCTCCGTTCCGCCTGGCGAGGATCGGCCGGCGCGGGTCGCCGCGCTGACCGATCGCGGGCTCGCCGAGAACAGCGTCGGCATCGATTACGAGCGCGGCCGCGCCCGGCTCGGGGGGGTTGCGGGGCTGCCGACGTTCAACCGCGGCATCGCCGACCATCAATATCTGTTCGTCAACGGCCGCCCGGTGAAGGACCGGCTGCTGATCGGTGCGCTGCGCGGCGCCTACCAGGAGATGCTCGCCCGCGATCGCCACCCGGTCGTTGCTCTGTTCGTCGATCTTCCCGGCGAGGAGGTGGACGTCAACGTCCACCCGGCCAAGACGGAGGTGCGGTTCCGCGATCCGGCGCTGATCCGCGGCCTGATCATCGGCGGCCTCCGCCACGCGCTGGACGCGGCCGGGCACCGCAGCGTCCAGCGCCCGCAGGAGGTCGCCTGGCAGCAGGAACCGATCGCCCCGCCGCCCGCGGCGATGCCGCTGTGGGAGCAGATGCATTCGATGCCGTCCGGCGCCGGCAGCTGGAACGGCGGCCAGGCGACGCTCGCAAGGCCCGCTTTCCCGTCGCAGGCAAGCGGCGTCTGGGAAGCGCGGCAGGATTATACGCCGGCGCCGATGGCGCGGGCCGAGGCGGCGACGGCCGCGCCCCCGGAAGCGCGGCGCTTCCCGCTCGGCGTCGCCCGCGGCCAGGTCGCCGCGACCTATATCGTCGCCGAGGCCGAGGACGGCCTCGTCCTCGTCGACCAGCATGCGGCCCATGAGCGGCTGGTGCTGGAGCGGATGCGGCGGGCGATGGCCGACGGCGGCGTCGCCCGGCAGGCGCTGCTGCTGCCGGAAGTGGTCGAACTCGACGAAGTCGCGTGCGACCGGCTCGAAGCACGGATCGGCGAGCTTGCCGAGATGGGGCTGGAGCTCGAGCGGTTCGGTCCGCGGGCGATGCTGGTCAGGGCAACGCCGGCGCTGCTCGGCAACGGCAACGTCATCGGCCTCGTCACCGATCTCGCCGACGAACTCGCCGCCTTCGACGAGGCGCTCTCGCTCAAGGAGCGGCTCGACCATGTCGCCGCGACGATGGCGTGTCACGGGTCGGTCCGCGCCGGCCGTATTCTGTCCGTCGCCGAAATGAACGCGCTGCTGCGCGAGATGGAGGTGACTCCCCATTCCGGGCAGTGCAACCATGGCCGGCCGACCTGGGTGAAGCTCGCCCATGGCGACATCGAGAAATTGTTCGGCCGCAAGTAGCCGCCGATCCTGGGAGCTGAGACGATGGTTGATCTTGCCACGCCCAATCTGCCGGCCCGCGATTTCGATGCGACCGAAGCCTTCTACGGGAAGCTCGGCTTCACCCGCAGCTGGCGCGATCCCGCCTGGATGATCCTGGTGCGCGGCGATCTCCGGCTTGAATTCTTCCCCTATCCCGATCTCGATCCGGCGACGAGTTCGTTCGGATCGTGCCTGCGTGTCGACGATCTCGATGCTCTGGTCTCGGCGGTCCGCGCGGCCGACATCCCGGAAGCACGCACCGGCTTCCCGCGTTTTCACCCGCCTCGGCGCGAATCCTGGGGCGGTCTGGTCGGCGCGGTGATCGATCTCGACGGCTCGCTCCTCCGCCTGATCCAGAATTAGGCCGCCGATCGCAAAGGGCTTCTTCCCCGGCGCCGACATGCTATCCAGCCGGGGTGGATGTGTGGGGCATCGGGGGGATGGTGACGCGCTTTCGGCCGAGACTGCCTGAACGAATACCGGATTTCAGTCGCCGGGCCTTGTGGCTGTTTCGGCCGATCTGGTTCGCGGCCTTGTTGCTGGCCATCGTGGGGCCGATCGGCGGTGTCTGGCTACGCCTGACGGCGCCGTCGCCGAACAGCAGCCTGATCCCCGGCAGCCGCGCCGGCCTTGCGCTCGACGCCGAGGATCTGACACGGGTCCGCTTCACCGTCGGCAGCGCTGCCGCGTCGGCGGGCGTTCGGGCCGGCGACGACATCGTCGCGATCGACACCATTCCGATCTCCGCCGTCGTTCCCGAGCGTCCCGGCGACCGCCTGCGCTGTCTGTCCGGCAACGAGGAAGCCGCGGTGCCGCCTGGCACGACCGCGCTCGATTACGGGCTGCTCGCACCTCTGCTCTGCGCCGGCGAAGACCGGCCGTTGCTGCTCACCCTGCGCGGCACCGACGGCGCTCGGCGGAACGTCGAGATCCTGACCGGCGAGAACCATATCGAGCAGGCGGCCGCGGCGAGCGGCGTGCCGGGCCGGCTGCTCGACTTTACCGATCTCGCCCACCTGCCGGTCTATCCGTTCCTGCTCGCCTGTGCCTGGTTCCTCTGCCGGCGCCGCGAAGCCGACGTCGAGAGCTCGATCGTCAGCCTCGCCATCCTGCTGACCATGGCCGGCGAGCAGCCGTCCTACAATTTCCTGGCGACGATGCTCGCGCAGCCCGCACTGCAGGGGCTCGGTGCGGAAGCGGTGCCGCGCCTGCTCTACGATCTCGCCAATATTCTTCTGCTGACCGGGGTCTTGTTGTTCCCGTTCGGACGTCTGCGGCCGCGCTGGGTGCTG
The nucleotide sequence above comes from Sphingosinicella sp. BN140058. Encoded proteins:
- the mutL gene encoding DNA mismatch repair endonuclease MutL, translated to MSIRRLPEHLVNRIAAGEVVERPASALKELVENAIDAGATRIGVSLGQGGLGRIEVIDDGCGMDRDEMALALERHATSKLPDDEIDAVTTLGFRGEALPSIASVARLAIESRVRGADGWSRIVDNGRLAGEGPAALPPGTRILVEDLFANVPARRKFMRSERSEYAACVDVVKRLAMARPDVGFTLEHDGRRNFSVPPGEDRPARVAALTDRGLAENSVGIDYERGRARLGGVAGLPTFNRGIADHQYLFVNGRPVKDRLLIGALRGAYQEMLARDRHPVVALFVDLPGEEVDVNVHPAKTEVRFRDPALIRGLIIGGLRHALDAAGHRSVQRPQEVAWQQEPIAPPPAAMPLWEQMHSMPSGAGSWNGGQATLARPAFPSQASGVWEARQDYTPAPMARAEAATAAPPEARRFPLGVARGQVAATYIVAEAEDGLVLVDQHAAHERLVLERMRRAMADGGVARQALLLPEVVELDEVACDRLEARIGELAEMGLELERFGPRAMLVRATPALLGNGNVIGLVTDLADELAAFDEALSLKERLDHVAATMACHGSVRAGRILSVAEMNALLREMEVTPHSGQCNHGRPTWVKLAHGDIEKLFGRK
- the mrdA gene encoding penicillin-binding protein 2 — protein: MRRRNAPIITENSQVYTFTRRAMVLGAGQGLLAAALAGRMAYIAIAENERYNLLSDENRIQMRLMPPRRGWIVDRHGQPIAINRSDFRVDLIPDRLHDPDKILGELARLLELSPDELDRIRAELKHAAGYQPVPVAENVPFEKYAAVTVRLPELPGVAPLRSFSRFYPDGAAVAHLVGYVGTPNRKEYEAENKSPLLIAPGFKIGKEGLEKTMEQRLRGKPGAQRIEVTARGQLVRELSTLSDVSGQPLPLTIDGGLQTFAARRLGEESGSVVVIDCLTGDILCLASMPAYDPNSFTDGISQNEWKMLAQDERHPLINKALNGLYPPGSTFKPMVAMALLQAGIDPTARVNCPGGFQLGSRFFRCLGRHGSMTMHTALAKSCNTYFYSMGRRAGIDVISAMGRQLGFGQKFDLPVVSQNYGTMPSAEWKQRKYKDDWSQSDTLNTSIGQGYVIVNPLQLAVMVSRVASGLDLQPQLLRANRPPPKPLPFAKEHFETVRSGMWEVVNGAGTAGRSRLELPGVEMGGKTGTAQVRRIVGSQRGQSGEWKYRDHGLFVCFAPTASPRYAASVVIEHGMGGARAAAPVAKDVLTYLFDKERAMASLTRFEEQWGGTMAQRMEARTNRWLAEKAAEKAALEGGTGGGAR
- a CDS encoding rod shape-determining protein; this translates as MPFPRFSKLFKIPSHDMAIDLGTANTVVYVRGRGVVLNEPSVVAIETLNGVKRVKAVGDDAKMMMGKTPDQIEAIRPLRDGVIADIDVAEQMIKHFIQKVHGRRRFPRWPEIVICVPSGSTSVERRAIRDAASNAGASQVWLIEEPMAAAIGADMPVTEPIGSMVVDIGGGTTEVAVLSLRGLAYTTSVRVGGDKMDEAISSYVRRNHNLLIGEATAERIKKQVGIAKPPVDGDGLTVHIKGRDLVNGVPKEITINQRQIAEALSEPVGTIVEGVRIALENTAPELAADIVDQGIVLTGGGALLQGLDEVLRDETGLPVTVAEDPLTCVAIGTGRALEEEIFRGVLQTA
- the rodA gene encoding rod shape-determining protein RodA, with product MRGASFVPAPVATLPWGMLWIVFALGVSGVLALYSAAGGSFTPWAAFHAVRFTAFLCMAIVISRFKPETFHDLAFIAYAGGILLLILTLLLGAIGGGARSWLELGFVRLQPSELMKPIIVFVVARFYARVPPREIRRWSAIWPIAVFLGPPLLLILLQPDLGTAMLIILNTIALMFLAGLPLRLFIGGGLAVGAALPMIYNFLLLPHQQKRVLIFLNPEADPLGAGYHLTQSKIAIGSGGLFGKGYLNGTQSHLEYLPEQHTDFVFSAIAEEWGLIGGCVLIALFFLLVRWGMNVAIESKGRFERLSAAGLTLTIFFYLAINLMMVMGLAPVVGIPLPLVSYGGSAMLTVMICLGVLMAIDRGNKRDTRR
- the mreD gene encoding rod shape-determining protein MreD codes for the protein MSRIAGSERDVAWWSVRRQLVPVLSTLVAILLDALPIVSQTPLVPDFAFLVLIAWRLLRPELWQAYVALPLGFFNDLIAGHPLGQSMAIWTVTFLAFDLIDLRVGWRDYWTDWLFASLAIAFHSAAGWYVAWVAGSRTDFLILAPQLVLSLFFYPLAARIVLGLDRWRLVR
- a CDS encoding bleomycin resistance protein; protein product: MVDLATPNLPARDFDATEAFYGKLGFTRSWRDPAWMILVRGDLRLEFFPYPDLDPATSSFGSCLRVDDLDALVSAVRAADIPEARTGFPRFHPPRRESWGGLVGAVIDLDGSLLRLIQN
- the mreC gene encoding rod shape-determining protein MreC, which codes for MAPPSTRRPGFSRRAQYGLFLGYVVAVAGVLFALMLLTVSVIDPRGFGALKGAALDATSPVTSAGRGVVNFFGGIGSTIGNYFNAGAQNDDLKRQLASARRKIIDARATELENQRLKAMLKLSQSVGEQVAVTRVVGSSFDSSRRLATLSAGSGSGIAPGQPVRAPEGLIGRVIETGRWASRVLLVSDGASSIPVRLVRDGTPAIAQGRGDGSIDLKTLEVGTNPFRRGDILVTSGVGGVYPPNVPVAVVVRVERERTIARPLADPSTVDFAMVLRPFQPAADQPLSNATTTALQGAAQ